The Deltaproteobacteria bacterium DNA segment CCGCCTAGAAAAAATATGGGGCGCTTCGAAAAAATAGAGGATGAATTGCTGGGTGGTTGTTAGAGGCACGGAAAAAGTGGCACCGGGGCGGTGCCCCAGTGCCGAATCAGGACACTTACCGCTTTATAAAAGTGAACTCAAATGCGGCTTGAACCCCCGACCGGGGGCCTCTACTCCTACAACCGGGGCTAGTATCGCGTGCAGTTTAATTCCTGACGATAGACTTCAAAGCTTGAGGCGCCGTCGCATTTGATATTGACGCTCAAAGTATTGGTCCTTGTTTCAAAATTTAAATATGCGCCGGTGTAGTTGCAAGAATAGTCGAGCTGACTGGTCACATCCACGGTGAACCGACTTTCCGTCGAAAGTCCTGCTTCAGCAACATAGTTGCCTGCCGCAAGGTCAGTTGTTTGAAAGGCCAAACCGGTCAGCGTAGCTAGGTTAACCGGAGCCGATAGCGAGATCGTTCTGCTCGGAGTATCGACGATGATTTCGGGTGCAGGAGATCGCCCGCTATCCGCAATGGTCGGTTCGCATCGGATGTATTCAGCCTGAGCAAAACCGACCATGTTAAGACTCGCAATTACGAAAAAAAAGTATCGTGCGATTTTCATAAAGACTCCATGTTCAAAGAAGAGCGTACTTCTTGAAATGGGGTGTAGTTTGAATTTCGGCTTAGCTCAAATTTAGATCCTATTTTTCCGCGTCAGACCCGTTGAACGCCCTTTTTTTCAAGGGTTCCATCATTCACTGAAGTTTCGGAAATGAAATTTTACGGACTATGCCTCTTAACGAGTCTCCAGTCTGAACGTTCCTCGGCAGCCTTGATCAACCCATACTCGGCTATAATCGTAACCCCAATTTGTGCCTTCAACACAACGTGTTCGAGACTCCTGCCTGTGAAGCTGAGCATGCAAAATTCTTTCGCCGCTGTCGGGAAAGCACGAGTTGAAGCGGTGATCTGTGCTCGAGCAAGATACAAATTCCACACGCGGTGGAGGCCGATGACCACCACCTCCGCCGCGCCGTGGTGCCATCACCTCAAACGTCCCGCGGCAACCCTGATCAACCCAGATCGAGTCATAGGTAAATCCCCAGGTGCGGCCCTCAATACAGGACGCCCGAGAATCTTGCGAAATCAATCGCGCAAACGCGATCTCTGTTCCTGCGAAGCAGTCAGCATATCGATTGCCAACGCTCTCACAAGAAATGACAGTCCGTCTTGGCGGTTCGAATCGTCGGTCTTGTGCGTTGACAACCGAGGTCGAAGTTAAAATCATCAGGCCTATCCCAACGAGCAGTTTTCCAAGTGTCATCATTCCCCCATTTAAAAGATCTATTCCCGGGGTAAGCAGACCTCGTGCCATCGCAAATTGGGTCAATTTAACACCATTACGATAAAATACATTCAGCCGGCAGAGCTGGTTCGCGCACCAAGACTTGCCACGCGATTTTCTTGAGATTCTTCAGTATTTTTCCGAAATACCTATATGCATCTGTATCCGCAGCACTTGTCGACGAAGCAAAAGCTAGATCTTGAGCTGGCGAGACGGAGCCCCAACTCTGCGATCGTTTTTGGACTCGTCGCTGCTGCTCTTTTCCTCTTTGATTTTGGCCCTAAAGACCAGGCCGTTTGGACTAAGTCCTGTGCTCTCATCCTAGTTGTGATCAGTTTGATTAGATACCTTACGGCCAAAATTCTAATGGCTCAGCTTTCTCCGCACCAAAGAACGACTTTTGTTCTTTATTTGTCCATCATGCTGAATGCCGTTTTTTCGGTGATGATCACGGCACCCACCTACTATGCAGAAAAGTTTAGCTCGATTTCTGTCTACATTTTAACTTGCCTCACGACTGGTTTTGCGTTTGGTGCCTCGGCATCGCTAGCTCCACTACCTATCATGGGAATTTCAGTTCAATCCATCCTGCTGCTCGCTCCGGTGGGGACCGCACTCGCACTTTCGTCCGGTTCGAATGATAATGATTATTACACCGTAGCCGTGCTTCACATCATTCTTTGGCTACATAGCGGAATGGTGCTAAAACAGAACCATCGAGACCTCAAGCTCGCGATGAACTTCGAAGTTTCAATGCTGAAATCCAACGCCGAACTGAAGCATAGCCAAGAACAGCTTGCCAATGAAACCGCAAAACTAATTCATGTTTCAAGACTGACTTCATTAGGTGAAATGGCAGGGGGCATCGCCCACGAGGTCAATAATCCATTGGCAATCATGCAAGGCCACTTAATCAATATCAAACGGCAAACGCTAGAAATTCAGGATAGAGAAGCTTCGAAAAAAATTTCTGACAAAGCAGATCGAATTCTTTATGCCATTCAGAGAATTGCTAAAATCGTCCATGGACTTCGAGTTTTTTCCCAACAATCAGATCATCTTCCGTTTGAATCGGTAAACTTCCGCAGCATCATTGACCAAACTTCCGAGTTTGTTGCGGAGAAAATGCGCAGCCGTGGCGTTGAATTTCGCCTGAATGTCGCAACAGATTCATGGTTGCTGTGCCGACCGGTACAGATTTCTCAGGTTCTAATCAATTTCATCAATAACTCACTCGATGCCATAGAAGATCAAAACGTCGAACGAGTTGACGGAAAAAACTCCCCCAAAACTGACAATTGGATTTCACTCGATGCTGCCATTGTCGCTGACAAGCTTGTCATTCACTTCAGAGACTCAGGCCTAGGAATCAGCAAACAAGGCCAGGAGAAGCTCTTCCAGCCTTTCTACACCACCAAGGAACTGGGCAAAGGAACAGGCCTGGGGCTAAGTATCTCGCGGGGAATTATTGCTGACCACGGCGGAACGATTCGGTACCGACCAAATGACAAACACACCTGTTTTATTATCGAGCTGCCGTTGAATGCGAGCTCGCAATTTTCCAACGAGATTGTTTCATGAAAGCATATGTCATTTACAAGCCAGGCGGCCCTGAGCAATTCATCCTTGAAGAGAAACCAATCCCGACTTGGAAAGCCGGATGGGTGATAACAGCGCGAATCGCAGAATCGTTATCAAAATCACTTAAAGAGATCACGTCGTATGAGAATTTTTGAATGCGAAACTGAAGAAACCTATTCAGAAAATTTTAACGATCCGAAATTTGGCGTAGACGAATCTCGTCAAATTCTAGCTTCTCTCGGTATTGAATCGAAAGACCTCCACCGCAAAGTGGAAGGATCCAGTCTTCTGTTTCGAGTCAATGACAATTGGCTTAAACTGACGCCACCATTTTGGACTGACGCAGTTGAGACCGAAAAAAAACTGTTGAAGCATTTTGCCAACAGACTCTCCTTGCAGATTCCTCAAATTCTCCATTAGGGAGACTTGTTCGGCTGGAAATTTGTTTTATTGAGCCATGTAGAAGGAACCTCGTTTGCAAACATTCATCGAGAGTTTGGCGATTTAGATCGCGATCGAATGATTGAAGACTTGGCTCGACTTGTCCAAGAGGTCATTCGGGTTGCGCCAATCGAGCTAAACCGGAGCTTTGGAGATTGGCGAAAATTTGCCGGAACAAGACTCCGCGACCTGAGCTTTCACAAAGAAAAGGGCGTTTCGGATTATTGGGTTGATCAGATCTCCAGTCTTCTCAATGAAGTAGGTCCGGCGATTCTGGCCCTAGACGATTATCGAATCATCCATGCAGATTTAAACCATGAGCACATCCTGTTTCAAAAATCGACGTGTTGGTGCATGAGCGGGCTGATCGATTTTGCAGATGGAATGCTCGCACCTAAGGAAATCGAGCTAATCTTGCCTTTCCTCGTGTTCTTCAGAGCCGATAAGGCCAGGCAAAAAAGGCTCCTTAGTGAGATCGGTTTTGGTACAAAGTCTTATGCCGTACCTTTTTCTCATCTGATGATGGGGCTTACGCTATGCAATCGCTTTCTTCACTTTGAGGAGTGGTTCTCGCGTGAGATTAAAAGAGAAGGTCTCAAAGATATTCGCGAAATCGCGGAGAAGGTGTTCGCATAGCAAAAATTTTATGCGAAGTTTAGTCGTGAGACATCTAGAACTTACTACTGAGGAAGGGTAGCGATGAACTTCATTGGAGCAATTGCCTTGGTCTTTGCCGCGTTATTTTCTGGCGCCGCTTTTTATATAAATTTCGCCGAACAACCAGCACGCTTAATTCTTGAACCGACTCAGATTTTGAAACAGTGGGCACCAAGCTACAAAAGTGGATTTATAATGCAATCTACTTTAGCAATGCTTTCTGGAGTAGCGGCAATCTATACTTTCACACAGACCCAAGACTGGCGTTGGGCTTTAGGGGCAGTTCTAATTCTTGCAAATTGGCCCTACACCTTGCTCGTTATCATGCCGACCAATCTTAAACTGCTTGCAACGAAAGATGCCGACATTAACTCAACGACTGTTGATCTCATACGACACTGGGGCAAGCTTCACGCTGTGCGCACGGTACTTGGTCTATCGGCGACAGTTGTCTTTCTTTTAGCGCTGATTTAGCCTTCTGCCTTATGCTAAACGCAAATTCAATTGCGAAAAATGGGGTTTTGAAGAAACGGATCGTGTGATCTACTACCGCAAGAAACTGTGACCCGAAGGAGCACCCAAATGGGAAAGTATGTAGACGCGTTTGTAATTCCGATAAAGAAAACTAATCTCGCGAAGTACAAGAAAATGGCGAAGGACGGATGCAAGGCCTGGATCAAGCACGGTGCGCTGAGCTACTACGAGTGTGTCGGCGATGAGTTTCAACCCTATGGACTCGGATTCAAAAAGCTTTGTAAGCTGAAGAAGGACGAAACTTTTGTTTTCGCCTACATCGTATTTAAATCGAAATCTCATCGAAACTCTGTCAACAAGAAGGTATTTGCCGAAATGGGCGATGCCTACAAGGACATGAAGATGCCTTTTGATATGAAACGCTTTTCAGTGGCCGGCTGCACGGTTCTTGTGAATTCAAAAACCTAATGGCGGAAGTTAAGCTCAGAAAGTATGCTTTTAAAAGTAAGGTCTGGAAGCACAAAGGCACCGCGGGATGGCATTTCGTAACGGTACCTCTTCGAATGACGAAAACGATTCGGAAGATACACGGACTTTCAGAAGAGGGCTGGGGGCGCTTGAAAGCCACTGCTTCCATTGGTGAAGTGAAATGGCAAACGGCGATCTGGTTCGATACAAAAGCAAACGGTTATCTTTTGCCGATCAAGGCGCCCATCCGCCGCAAATTAAAAGCGGCACAGGGATCGTCATTCACCGTTTATCTTTTCCTATTACCAGAAGAACGAAGAATTAATTTTTCTAAGGAAATCTAGATGATAACTCTTATTCAGTTTCCACATGCGAAAAACCAACCCTCGTATTCTCCATTCTGTCTGAAATTAGAGACTCACTTTAAAATCGCGAATGTTCCCTACGAGAACAAATACACCGTCTCGATGAAGGATTCGAAGAAAAAGAAAATGCCGATGATTCTCGATCAAGGTGAACTGATTGAAGACTCGGACTTTATCATTCATCATCTGAAGCTCAAACACAGTGTGGATCTGGACAAACATCTGTCGGCTGAAGAGAAAGCGATCGCAAAAGCGTTTCAGCTACTTTGCGAAAAAAGTATTGTCGACATCGTGGTGTACTTTCGGTGGGTTGATAAAGAGAACTGGCCAAAGTTTAGAGAAATTGTTTTTCGGGGCGCCCCTTGGTTCATCAAGGCAACGATCGCGAACGGCATGGCAAAGAGCATCGAGAAAACACTTTATAAGCATGGGATCGGTCGCTTCACAGATACCGAAAAACTAAAGATCCTCAACGACAACCTCACGGCTATTTCAAATTATCTTGGAAGTAAAAAATATTTTTTCGGCGATCAAGTAAGCTCGATTGACGTCATCTTGTTTTCAACTTTGATCCAAGTAAATGCCCGTGGCGCGGTGAGGCAGTTCGAACAAACTCTCGATGCCTTTCCGAATTTGAAAAACTATCTGGAACGTTTTCGACTGGCCTATTGGCCGGAAATGCAGTCCTAAC contains these protein-coding regions:
- a CDS encoding DUF3011 domain-containing protein, whose product is MTQFAMARGLLTPGIDLLNGGMMTLGKLLVGIGLMILTSTSVVNAQDRRFEPPRRTVISCESVGNRYADCFAGTEIAFARLISQDSRASCIEGRTWGFTYDSIWVDQGCRGTFEVMAPRRGGGGGHRPPPRVEFVSCSSTDHRFNSCFPDSGERILHAQLHRQESRTRCVEGTNWGYDYSRVWVDQGCRGTFRLETR
- a CDS encoding phosphotransferase codes for the protein MSHVEGTSFANIHREFGDLDRDRMIEDLARLVQEVIRVAPIELNRSFGDWRKFAGTRLRDLSFHKEKGVSDYWVDQISSLLNEVGPAILALDDYRIIHADLNHEHILFQKSTCWCMSGLIDFADGMLAPKEIELILPFLVFFRADKARQKRLLSEIGFGTKSYAVPFSHLMMGLTLCNRFLHFEEWFSREIKREGLKDIREIAEKVFA
- a CDS encoding DUF1772 domain-containing protein, which translates into the protein MNFIGAIALVFAALFSGAAFYINFAEQPARLILEPTQILKQWAPSYKSGFIMQSTLAMLSGVAAIYTFTQTQDWRWALGAVLILANWPYTLLVIMPTNLKLLATKDADINSTTVDLIRHWGKLHAVRTVLGLSATVVFLLALI
- a CDS encoding DUF1428 domain-containing protein translates to MGKYVDAFVIPIKKTNLAKYKKMAKDGCKAWIKHGALSYYECVGDEFQPYGLGFKKLCKLKKDETFVFAYIVFKSKSHRNSVNKKVFAEMGDAYKDMKMPFDMKRFSVAGCTVLVNSKT
- a CDS encoding DUF1905 domain-containing protein; translated protein: MAEVKLRKYAFKSKVWKHKGTAGWHFVTVPLRMTKTIRKIHGLSEEGWGRLKATASIGEVKWQTAIWFDTKANGYLLPIKAPIRRKLKAAQGSSFTVYLFLLPEERRINFSKEI
- a CDS encoding glutathione S-transferase family protein, encoding MITLIQFPHAKNQPSYSPFCLKLETHFKIANVPYENKYTVSMKDSKKKKMPMILDQGELIEDSDFIIHHLKLKHSVDLDKHLSAEEKAIAKAFQLLCEKSIVDIVVYFRWVDKENWPKFREIVFRGAPWFIKATIANGMAKSIEKTLYKHGIGRFTDTEKLKILNDNLTAISNYLGSKKYFFGDQVSSIDVILFSTLIQVNARGAVRQFEQTLDAFPNLKNYLERFRLAYWPEMQS